One region of Schistocerca gregaria isolate iqSchGreg1 chromosome 7, iqSchGreg1.2, whole genome shotgun sequence genomic DNA includes:
- the LOC126281462 gene encoding uncharacterized protein LOC126281462, producing the protein MTRMQSFQCNAEASSQTFLSIPPHCTREMLRKAGDSLGTVNGVTYKEYFDDSGHTVLTPSPKKISKYEPQKEEIFYKVSSVFTLHEEEEVKPSEQKYSEEFVEPEDDEKDKDALHVVEHPDVPSPEEHTVFPEVPTVGSQGDTALSEDLQDTAVQKYIEFSPSMSPPALEKGHDYRFDTERSRLSDSEHSLVSSTKVEVGSQPDLGSVDASSYELVSLIGSSLVSKPLMEAQSEGKCQKKKKTSKKLRRVSKSVPHVVPEEMQHLNDFSRVVTQEAIYAEMSSGDDAFAANQGQYEDEEESSYSSESDDDASQTNSQEIDDLAIESSSSFPPPAPPASATSSTDGSSSAASHREVSQSSDGTLQDESGSRISCGQGSLGLELLTESYIDQLGHESSEGLMSNILEHPEMSLSSLSPERNTDVENSKSPSPCATGSACVSTTTASSRQEERECKARRLERLVEKLCHDFVAQNPAVKQNPASLVSYFENAGAIIRSLPVTELKRSFKNVSKDISAAATPTDKSQASSESSQVASLDSIRPTRR; encoded by the coding sequence GATGCAGTCTTTCCAGTGCAACGCAGAGGCGTCTAGCCAAACTTTCCTCTCAATTCCTCCGCATTGTACACGTGAAATGCTTCGAAAAGCAGGTGACTCGCTAGGCACAGTTAATGGAGTGACATACAAAGAATATTTCGACGACTCCGGTCACACAGTACTTACTCCATCACCGAAGAAAATTTCGAAATATGAACCACAAAAAGAAGAAATCTTTTATAAGGTAAGCTCAGTCTTTACTCtacatgaggaggaggaggtgaaacCATCCGAACAAAAATATTCTGAGGAGTTCGTGGAGCCTGAAGACGATGAAAAAGACAAAGACGCGTTACATGTTGTTGAACACCCAGATGTGCCCTCTCCGGAGGAACATACTGTGTTTCCAGAGGTTCCCACAGTTGGTTCGCAAGGAGACACTGCTTTAAGCGAAGACTTGCAGGACACAGCTGTACAGAAATATATTGAATTTAGCCCCAGCATGTCGCCACCTGCTTTAGAGAAAGGTCATGATTACCGTTTTGATACAGAACGCTCGAGATTATCTGACAGTGAGCATTCACTGGTATCGTCGACGAAGGTGGAAGTAGGATCTCAACCAGACTTGGGATCTGTGGACGCAAGTTCGTACGAATTGGTCTCCCTTATCGGCTCAAGCCTAGTTTCTAAGCCACTAATGGAAGCACAGAGCGAAGGAAAgtgccagaagaagaagaagacctctaaaaaACTGAGAAGGGTCTCAAAATCTGTGCCTCACGTAGTGCCGGAGGAGATGCAACATCTAAACGATTTCAGCCGAGTAGTTACACAAGAAGCTATCTACGCCGAGATGTCGTCCGGCGATGACGCCTTTGCTGCGAACCAAGGCCAATACGAGGACGAAGAGGAATCGTCTTACAGTTCAGAAAGCGACGACGATGCCTCGCAGACGAACAGCCAAGAAATTGACGACCTAGCTATTGAAAGCAGCTCGAGTTTTCCTCCACCTGCCCCCCCTGCTTCTGCGACGAGCAGTACAGACGGGTCAAGCAGTGCCGCCTCCCATCGAGAGGTGTCTCAGTCGAGTGACGGCACACTTCAGGACGAATCAGGAAGCAGAATCTCGTGTGGACAAGGCAGTTTAGGTTTGGAACTGCTGACGGAGTCCTACATTGATCAACTCGGCCACGAGAGCAGTGAAGGGCTCATGTCGAACATACTCGAGCATCCAGAGATGAGTCTCTCTTCGTTAAGTCCAGAGCGCAACACCGACGTCGAAAACAGCAAGTCTCCATCCCCGTGCGCCACAGGATCTGCTTGCGTCTCCACCACTACTGCGAGTTCGCGACAGGAGGAACGCGAGTGCAAAGCGAGAAGGTTAGAGAGATTGGTTGAAAAGTTGTGCCATGATTTCGTTGCACAGAATCCGGCAGTGAAGCAGAACCCTGCGTCGCTGGTGTCGTACTTCGAGAACGCTGGCGCAATAATCCGTTCTCTGCCTGTTACCGAACTGAAGCGCAGTTTCAAAAATGTCTCGAAGGATATTTCGGCAGCCGCAACACCGACGGATAAGTCACAAGCTAGTTCCGAATCGTCGCAGGTTGCGTCACTGGACAGCATTAGACCCACTCGAAGATAG